The Gallus gallus isolate bGalGal1 chromosome 6, bGalGal1.mat.broiler.GRCg7b, whole genome shotgun sequence genomic interval ggggagcagagcagctccaagaCACAAGAGAGGTTGAGCCCTGAGAGCCAGGTGTGGGGCGGGTagccagagcacagagctgtctcTGGAAGGAGCCaagaggaagcaggagggagcagcacCATTacccctctcttctcctcctggaTCCCGTTGTTGCTGAGGACATCACCCACTGCTTGTAGAATGCTCTCCTTCCCGGCAGACATCTGAGTAATAGTCACGTTCAGCTCCTGCCTTTTCTGCTTGAGCAAAACCAGTGAGATCCTgaaggcaaagggaaagcaGGTCTCGTTCAGCGTCCACCCTGCAGGTCGGAGCTCAAATGCCGTGAGGTGAAGGGTTATGGGGCTTGTACCCTTCCTTATCCCCCAGCCCCTTTTGTTCCTTCGGTTTGCCAAGGACTCCCTTCCACCATCATGGGTACAGATGGGAAAGGTTGGAGCCCTAGGCACGAGGCAAAGGAATGCAAAGAGCACACAGCCAGCTGAGGCCATGCTACAGAGCCAGGTGCATGGCAAGAAAGTGTTCTTACCCCAGAGACAGGAGCTCATCCACAGGTCCTGCTAACACTGCCTGGAAGAGAAGGGTATTCGATGGGAGAAAGCACAAGGAGCACGGCCAGGGCTTCCAAAGGAGCTTCCCGAGGAACCGCTGGCAGaatttcctgctgcttcccagcagtttGCAGAGGCTCCCTGCCCAAAGTTGGGCTCTTTAGACAAGGGCAAACAGCAACCATCAGTACACTGGGAGGCTGAAAAGCCATCAGGGAAGACAGACAAGATCAAGGGGCTGAGTGCAGGGACACCTTTCTTCCTCCCgctctgcttcctctccttttttttttttttcctatcagtcCTTGTAGAGCAAGGGGATGATCACAGCCTGTCACTAGCAGTTACAGTCTGGCTGAAAGGCCACGAGTTGGGAAGACCAACAGGGAAACGTGCGAAAAGCAGCTGAATTTCAAGGGAGAGACATGAAGCCGACGAGTTCATCACCCTGCAATTACCAGCCCAAAGCTAGGGACGTTTTCACTACCTATTGAAAGAGGCAgcaccatttttaaaaagttattcttgcttttattttaaacaaaaatattttggttgtATTTAGTAtatatttcaacagaaaataaaatgtggaatACGGTAATTACTAAAGGCATACCGTAAGTTCAGCTAATCAACATTCCAAAACAGGTATCGAGCCGTTCGGAACCAACTGCAAATACAGCACAATCCCACCTCtgagtagttataaagcaggtatgtcTAATCAGCGCTGCGCACACGCCAGATGCAGGGGGGGATATGCCCACCTAGCCTGCATGCCGGAGGGCAAGAaaggcacatacttaaagaCCAAGCTGCTTACATGTGCATTAGATGTCCAAGAAAAGGTTGGGTTATTACAATGAGTCCCCAGAAGGACtgacaaccccccccccccccccgccccaagTCTCAGCTCTTTTACACACGCGTGTCTCTCGgtggtctttctgatgaaggtcatggtgctattttcttggGCTTGGGTTACGATGGGTGGCTCTGATTGGTCGTCTCATCAGCCACAACTCTGTTCACCAATCCGCcgcttctttgttaatttgtggttttactCTTTGAGCCTGCTACCTTGCATTCCAGAGATAGGGGAGCTAACGATGTTACGTGCAAAGACAGGACACCCGCTGTCTGCACTAACTGTCCAAGTCcgtagaaaagcatctgttatcagCAGTGAGAACCTGGCTTAGCAAGGTCAGATCTGCAGCTGCCGATTCAACACCT includes:
- the LOC121111083 gene encoding uncharacterized protein LOC121111083 isoform X1, with translation MSSCLWGKNTFLPCTWLCSMASAGCVLFAFLCLVPRAPTFPICTHDGGRESLANRRNKRGWGIRKGTSPITLHLTAFELRPAGWTLNETCFPFAFRISLVLLKQKRQELNVTITQMSAGKESILQAVGDVLSNNGIQEEKRGVMVLLPPASSWLLPETALCSGYPPHTWLSGLNLSCVLELLCSPHCELQPVLAAWYSWDQGALYSAVNSPWAGPQPGTCWVWLGRCPFQETCRSGLAGRAILQACCSWTTRGPGMILLPVQAVLEWAEGWQQGEQAGPKDGRCCVSGVQWLIRAYFREDLARFLDGHGVFPSLSARTPWSH